Proteins co-encoded in one Verrucomicrobiia bacterium genomic window:
- a CDS encoding zinc-binding alcohol dehydrogenase family protein, giving the protein MKIVSFHKSLPISDPDSFLDLTAETPQPGPRDLLVEIQAISVNPVDAKIRSGGGPGRPDGQLQILGWDAAGVVKAVGSKVMLFKPGDEVYYAGDVGRPGCYAELQCVDERIVGRKPASLSFAEAAALPLTTITAWECLFDRMKIPRNPSSPGSLLVIGGAGGVGSIATQLARQLTGLTVIASASRPETQAWCREMGAHHVVDHRQPLAAQVKTIVPGGVNYVLALTKTEEHFDEIIAAMAPQSAMALIENVARPVDINKLKPKCISLHWEFMFARARFETADMNEQGKLLNEVAKLADAGQIRTTMRQNLGPINATNLKRAHALIESGTAIGKIVLTGF; this is encoded by the coding sequence ATGAAAATCGTCAGCTTTCACAAATCCCTGCCCATCTCCGATCCCGACAGTTTCCTCGATTTGACGGCGGAAACGCCCCAACCCGGACCGCGTGATCTGCTCGTAGAAATCCAGGCAATTTCCGTCAATCCCGTGGATGCCAAAATTCGTTCCGGCGGCGGGCCGGGCCGACCGGATGGGCAATTGCAAATTCTTGGCTGGGATGCCGCGGGCGTGGTCAAGGCGGTTGGGAGCAAAGTGATGTTGTTCAAGCCGGGTGATGAAGTCTATTACGCGGGCGACGTGGGACGTCCGGGTTGTTATGCGGAACTGCAATGCGTGGACGAACGCATCGTCGGGCGCAAGCCGGCCAGCCTGAGTTTTGCCGAGGCGGCGGCGCTCCCGTTGACCACCATCACCGCGTGGGAATGTCTGTTCGACCGGATGAAAATCCCGCGCAACCCGTCCAGCCCGGGTTCGTTGCTGGTCATCGGCGGCGCGGGCGGCGTGGGTTCCATCGCCACGCAACTGGCGCGCCAGTTGACCGGGCTCACCGTCATCGCCTCCGCGTCGCGCCCGGAAACCCAGGCGTGGTGCCGCGAGATGGGGGCACATCACGTGGTCGACCATCGCCAGCCGCTGGCGGCGCAGGTGAAAACCATCGTGCCTGGCGGCGTGAATTACGTGCTGGCCCTGACCAAGACCGAGGAGCACTTCGACGAGATCATCGCCGCGATGGCGCCGCAAAGCGCGATGGCCTTGATTGAAAATGTCGCGCGCCCCGTGGACATCAACAAGCTGAAACCCAAGTGCATTTCGTTGCACTGGGAATTCATGTTCGCCCGCGCCCGATTTGAAACGGCCGACATGAACGAACAGGGCAAGTTACTGAATGAAGTTGCCAAGCTGGCGGACGCCGGCCAAATCCGCACCACGATGCGGCAGAACCTGGGCCCCATCAACGCGACCAATCTGAAGCGAGCCCATGCGCTGATCGAAAGCGGCACCGCAATCGGCAAAATCGTGCTGACCGGATTTTGA